CTCATTATTTCTGAATTTATTTGTTCCTGTTTTTTTGATATTTTTTTGTTCGGTTCAATCATAGGCTTTCTAGGAAGAGATTTGTATGGATTTGTACCCGGGATATGATTTTTTGTAATTTTCATCTACACGCGCTCCCATTTAAATAAACTAGGTTCCAACTAATTTTATTAAGTTTTTTGCTTTTATACAACTGACATTGATATTTTGATTCTTTACTAATAGAATCTAGTGGTATGAAGAAATATTTGAGGGTAAGTTTTTTAAATTTATTAATTGGTGTGGTTGTTTTATTTTTGATCATATTTGTTCAATTTAGGGATTTGAGCTTGAATGTTTTTTTATTAAAAGATTTAAAATTTTTGATTAATAATAAGGTTGAGGATAGTAAATATGCCCTAGATAGTCTTACTCTCATCATAAGGGGGATGAGGATAAATCTATCTAAAGAGAATCCTCTTATTATTCCTGACAGTGGTCTCTATCTTAATCCCGTTTCATATAAACTACAGAATAATGAGATCTATGTCTATTTTGAGAATAATATTTTCCTATTATTTTCGTTTGACTCAGAGGATGGTTTCAGTATTAGTTCAAATCTTTCTAGAAAATTAATACTAACTTATGCAATTGAAAGTGGTTATAAAATTTTTTTTGATGAAAATGTTTTAATTAGGGGAAAGGATTACTATTTTAAAATCCTTCTTGGGGAAAATACACAAATTAATGAGAGAGAAATTCTGATTAGCCCTCAAGAAATTTTTAAGATTGAAAATTTGATTAAAGAAATTGAAAAGCCCAAAGAGCTTATACTTAAGGAAGAATCTGAAAGTGTTTCTTTAGATATAAATTCTCCTGATGTTTACGGAGCAATTAAGGAGGTAGAGAAAGGAATTTTTGACTCGGCAATAGTTAGGTTTCAAGATAAAGCGTATAATGCATGGAGTAGTGAGTCTGTTTTTAATGTTAATCAGGGTGGATGGCTTAAGGGCAATGTATATTCTTTTGATGAGGGTATATTTGTTTATCTTTTAGCAGAATCTTTAACAAGACCAGATCGTGAAGATATTTTTTTAAAGCTTGAGTCTTTAATGAATCTTAATGAACATAATCTGACATATTTAAGTTCAAGTTATTATGTTAATGAAGAAAAGCTAGATAAGTTTTTCAGCTATTTATCTGTCAATAGGACTTTTATTAATTCTCTTGAGTCGGATAAGCTTTTAGGGTATTTAAAAGAAGATTCTTCTCTTTTGGAGAAGATTTTTTTATCTGAGAATACTTTTCTTTTTAATGAAGCATTAAATATTTTAAAGAAGCCAGAAGTAATACTGAGCTTCGATTTTAATGTAGTACAAGCATACAATATACTGTCTAATTACATTGTGTTTTTGAAATTGAATAATGACAGTTTTGTTGTTGGGAAATTAAAAGACGAATTAGCTAATTTTATAGCTAATTTATTTCTTGTGTCTGGCAATGGTAGGGTTTATATTCCTAGCGATAAGAATAAGTTATCTTGGGATTTTGAGTACACATTAAAAATAGCCGGATTACTTAAAAGATTGGCACATGCAATAGGAGATGATTTAGTATTGGGACTTTCCTTTAACGCCATCTATCATGCCTTGATGAGTAAGGAGGCTGATCAGATTCCTTATGAAGCTTATTATGCAGATATTGTAGACAACGATTATCTTCCGAAGTTTACCTTGATCCCAAGTATGGGAATTGGGAATTGGATATATGGTGCTTCAAAAATTTCAAATTACAATATATCTGACGTTAGTTATTCTCTTGATTTCAATCGTAGCTTAAATTCTCCTGGATATTTTTTCTTTAAGGGTATTTCAAATCCCACTTTGGTTAGGTTTAGAGGTATTAATTGGTATACTGATTCTCAATTTTACATATACTCTGATGGATGGAGATATTATCCTAGTAATAAGATGTTGGTTTTAAAAGTAACTCCAAAAAAGAACGAAGATACGAATATTTTGTTAAGATTTGATGATATTAAAATGGTTAGAAATATTGATGAATAATTTTGTTGATAAGGTTCAGTTAATAATCGATGTTGGTAATACAAGTATTTCTTTTGCTTCGTATAGTCGGAGTGAAATGCAGATATTTTGTAGGCTTGAGACGAGGCATGATTTAAGTTTTAATGAGATTTATGAATTTCTCAACTTGAGATTTGGTAAGAAGATCGATCAGGTATTTGTAAGTAGTGTTGTGCCGATTATTGATAAAGTGCTCATAAGCGTTGTTAGTTCTCTTTATAAAGTGACACCTTTGTTTATCAAATTTGATTTGAATTACGATTTAAGCTTTAATCCGTATGTGGGTAATCGGTTTTTGTTAGGATCGGATGTTTTTGCAAATCTTATTGGAGCTATTGAGCTTTATAATCTTGATAATGCTTTAGTTGTGGATCTTGGAACGGCTTGCACTGTCTTTGCTATTAGTAGGGAAGATGGGATACTAGGGGGTCTTATTAACGGAGGGCCTTTCACAAACTTTAATGCATTAATTGAGAATGCATATCTTTTAAAAGACCATGCACTTACAACGCCAAAAGAATTGTTAGGGATTTCAACAATTTCTAGTGTCAATAGTGGAGTCATTTATCAGTATAAGTATTTAATAGAGGGAGTTTATTATGATCTTGTTAAGAAATATGAGAGGGAATTTAATTTGATAATTACAGGAGGTAATTCTCATTTAGTTTTACCTTTATTAAGCATAAATTTTGTATTCAATCTGTATTTAACCCTTGAAGGAATTAGGATTTTGGGAAATTCCTTTAAGGGCTAAAGGTTTTTATTGTTGCCCTTTTTAGGGTTATAAATATGTGCTATCATCGTACTAACAGTAGTGCGTAGGAGGGATACGTCAATGAGATTACTATTTGTTATTCTGTCCACGTTGGTCTTTGCTTTTTTTGCTTCTTGTCCTTTGTGTGTTTTGGGGATTTATTTTTGTATTTTTGATTTTGTAAGCTACGGTTTAGTTAATCTTGTTTTCAGGTTTGTAAGAAAAACAATTAATCCCAGGTTTTAGTATTGTGTCTGTAGTGTTTCCTTGCTAAAGTTCGCAAATAATTTTTAATTACTACGTCCAATAACACCAAACTTCCGCTTTATACAGGGAGCGCTTCATCATGGTGTTAAGTTGCCAAAAGGTTGTCCGTTTTTTTACTCCTTCTTTAAGGTTTTGATTAAGGCGTGTGCCTTGTTCGGAAATGAACTTTCCCTGTCATGCTAATTATGAGCTGTATTTTACTTTTCACGGCATAGACATCAGCGCTTTAGAATATTTGTAAATAAGTCTTCTTTTTTAAATTCTCTGTTGATACCAAACCGGGTTAACGAAAAATCATATTTAACCGGGTCATCTTTATTGCTTTTTGAGAAATATTTCGTAATTTCTATTGCTTTCTTAAGACTTACATTTTTACTATATCTGAGATTAAATAGTTTAAGAGATATATCTGTCATATGAGTATCCATTGGAACTATCAAGTTTGATGGGGCAAACCTGTTCCAAATTCCTAAATCGACATCATCTTTTCTTATCATCCATCTTAAAAATAAAAATAATCTTTTACAAGCACTCCCGTTTGAGGGTTTTGGAAGTAGTATGCCAAAGGGTGCTCCATTAATTTTTTCCATACAAGTTATTAATTCGTCTAGGCTTGATATAAAATTTCCATTTTCTTTGTAAATATTGTAGAGAAGATTCTCAATTGTTGAATATCTGTTCTGTATTTCCTTAATGGCCATTATCAGTCTTACTATGTCTTCTGTTTTAAAAAATCTGTAAATAAAACCTTTATATATCGCATTTAGTTCATCTTTCGTGAGATTTCTGAGCTTTTTCGAAGGTTTTGTTCCCAGTGGTTTTAAAACTTTGTTGATTGCTTCTAATATCTTTTCAACTCTTCCAAGTGCTAGTGATGAACCAATAAGACCTACAAGTTCAATGTCGTCTTTTTCTGTGTAGCTATATAAAAACTCCAGAGGGTCGGGATGAACGAACTCCCTTTTATTGTATTGTTTGTATATGGACTCTAGGATATCAAATATAGTATCCCTAACTTTTTTTTTCACTGTTAAATTCTAATAATCCAATCAATATTTTTTTTAATTTTTTGTCATAAAGTTTGTCTTGTGCCCACTTCCCCGTAAGGTCATATATAGTAGGAGCAGAACCTCTTTTTACAAGATAAAACCTAGGATCGACCATATTGGAATTTATATTTTGGCTTGAAGCATAAGCTTTCAAGTGTTGAATATGTGCTCTGATGCCTTCTTTGATGTTGGAAAAGGAATTACCCTTTGTAAAATTGTCAGTGGCTCCTATACCTGAGAAATTATACTGTTCTTTAGAGACAATGCCATTAAATTTCAAAATTCCTGTCTCAAGCAACATTTGTGCATAAGCAATGTCGCAATTTATCCCCTCAATTAGGGCCTCCTCTATGTAGGTCTGCGCAATTAACTGAACATATTCTGACTCAAGGTAGGGATTCATTTTCAACGTGTATTCTACGAGATTCTCTACTTGACTTGTTCCTTTGCTTAGAAGAAAAGGAATGTACCTTTTCCCCTCTATTTCAGTGTTTATTTCAATTATGTCGTCTATGTCGTCTTCGCAATAACCCGTTACGGTTAGTAATATTAATATTTTTGATATTACTAAGAGCATAGATTTTCCCGACATCCTTAAAATCCTCTTCCTTCGATAAATTTGTTAATTTCTTTCATAACAAAATCGAATCTTGGTAGCATTGATTTCTTGTCTTTAAATAAATTGAAACTTTTTAAATAATTTCTACTAAATATAAAATCAGAAATTTCTCCAACATTAGCCATGTCTATGACTTTCACAGATGACGAGCTTACTTGGGTTTCTTTTAATTCATTTTCGTCCTGTTTTATTAATAATTGCAAAGTTTTTATTTTATTTAAAGCTTGAGGCCTCCCCCCTATGTTTATGTATTTAGTTATTTGCCTATTTTGACTAATAATTGAGTTTGCGATATCCGCTTGATTTCCAACAGTAATTAGTATTAATCCATTTAAGTTCATCTTCAGATCCAAAAATTCTAGTTTTTGAGTTGACTTAATGAGTTCAAAAATATTTTGAATCTCGGTAATCTCAGATGCTTTATCTGCTCTTTCATCTAAAATCTTTATAGGCCCTATTAAATACTTAATGGTTTTGTTTGCAATATCGGTTAATAAGCTATTATCATCATTTTTAATAAGGCCATCAGTATGAGGGTATTGATGTTTGGGTGAGTACAAATAAACAATATTCCCTCTCTTAACCAGTCTATTTACTAATGATTTAAACATTGAATCATGCGAGTGAGAGGGCAATATGATGAGCACACTGTTGTACAGCCTTTGGTTGTTGCTAATGAAAGCATTTTTATACACATTGGTGTATTTCGGTATGTAATTCATTTCGTTTATGAAAAACGGATTAAACTCGTAGTAAAGAAAAGGATTTTGGCTTTTAAGCTCCATAGTTAGACTAGTTGGATACCAAACAGATAGACTTAAATTATTTATATGATCTTTAATTCTGGTAAAACCTATTTTATAGCTAGATTGCTCATCTTTCGGGTAATCTGTAAACAAACCAAGGTATGAAAATGCCGTTGCAACGAGTAATATCATTATTGAGGGTATTACAAATAGTCCTTTAAATAATACGGAACAGGTTATTTTCTTAAATTTGTTATTTTGTCTATCTGTTCTTTTTTTTCTAAAAAGGATTGTGTTTATGTTTTTAACGATGACCGTTACTAAAAAGAACAAAAATAGTGCTCCAATGTAGAACACGAGCGGCCTGATCTCTATTAAATAAAGATCTAGTATAAAGAATATCCCTGGAACAGTTATCAAACAATCCTCAAGCGAGAACTCCCTTTTAAAATTGAAGAAGTTTATGATCAAAAAAACACCAAAACTCAGTAAAAATATAATCTCACAGAATTGCGCATTCATATAAAGTACTTTTCCTTAAGTAATTATAAGCATAAAAATGTTATTTACAAAATCATTTCTAAATAGCAACCTTGCAAATAAGAATTTATAGGCTATGTAATTGTTGCTTGGTAAGCCAGAGATACTCATCAATAGATGAGTTGTTTTTATGATTTAATCGTAGAATAAGTATTTTGAGTAAGAGATTTAAATATTTAAACTAGAGATACTCTTGCAACTTAGTTTTGTGATTTGTTTTTAATTTACCTTAAAAAGGAGAGGTTTATTATGCTATAATGTAACGAAATGTCTTAATAGTAGAAGGGAAGGCGATGTGTTGGGGATTTTTTTAGGAACAGGTGCATCGAGTGGCGTTCCTATGTTGAGTTGCGATTGCAGGGTCTGTGTATCAAGTTCTGATAAAAATAAAAGACTTAGAAGTTCATTTTTCCTTTGTGTATCTGGGGTTAACTTGCTAATTGACACAGGTCCTGATATTAGAGCACAGCTTTTAAGAGAAAATATCTCTAGACTTGATTTAGTATTGTATACCCATGAACATTATGATCATGTTATGGGGCTTGATGATATTAAATTTTTCACAAGACAGTTTCCTTTAAATGTGTATGCTCGAGAGAGTACAATGCAACATATTAGAAATGCTTTCCCCCACAATTTTACGTCAAGGGCGTCCGTAAGTGGAAAGGCTAATATCATTCCCAATTTAGCAGTAGAATTAGAACCGATTGTTTTTAAGGGAGTAGAAATAATGCCAATTCCTTTATTGCATGGGGATATAACCAGTTTGGGGTATAGAATAAACGATTTAGCGTATCTTACCGATGTTAAATCTATCCCTGATGTTTCTTACAAATATTTAGATGGTCTGGGTGTATTGATAATAGACGCTTTAAGAATCAAACCCCATCCTAGTCATTTCAATTTTGATGAAGCTGTTAGTGCGGTTGAAAAGATAAAACCCAAAGTTGCTTATTTTACTCACATAGCACATGATATAATGCACGAAGACTTTGATTATTTGAATAAGGATAATATTTATTTGGCTTATGATGGACTTCGGATACATATTTAACCTAAAGGGTGGTAGGTTTTGTGAATTTGATTTCTTGGAATGTGAATGGAATAAGAGCCCTTTTTAAGAAAGGGTTCCTTGATTTTGTTAAAAAATATAATCCAGACATTTTGTGTCTTCAGGAAACTAAAGCATGTAGGGAGCACTTGCCAAAAGAGCTTGTCAGTATTGAGGGGTATTTTTCATATTTTTCAAAATCCATAATAAAGGGGTATAGTGGGGTTGGTATTTATTCGAAGATCGAGCCTATTAGGGTGGAGAATATGGGTAGAGAAATGTTTGATAGGGAGGGTAGGGGTCTTATTGCCCATTATCGTGATTTCATTCTTATTAATGCTTATTTCCCCAATTCTCAATCGTTAAGGAAAAGGTTGCAGTTTAAGCTTGATTTTTTAACTGATCTTAGGTCGCTTGCGCATTCGTTCACAAATTCTGGAAAGAACCTCATCATATGTGGTGATTTTAATATTGCTCATACTGAGATTGATTTAACAAACCCTGGGGTTAACAGAAACTCTGCTGGGTATTATGTTGAGGAAACTACTTGGATGGATGATTTTTTAAATGAGGGGTATGTTGACACCTTTAGAATGTTTAATAAGAATCCAGATAACTACACTTGGTGGGATTATAGAACGAAGGCAAGGGAGCGTAATGTTGGATGGAGAATTGATTACTTTATTGTGAATGAAGTTTTTAAATCTAGGATAAAGGACGCTCTAATTTTAAACGAGGTAATGGGGAGTGATCATTGTCCTATTTTTTTACATTTGGATTAGTTATAAATGTTATAAATGGGGTTGTACATGAATAAGTTTTTCTTAAGTATTCTTATTTTTTTTATTCAAGGATTTGTTTTCGGGATTGATTTAGAAGATATTGATTTTTATCGTGGTCTTGATAGGGAAGAATTAGTATTTGTGATTCATCTATTTGAGAGGGAAAAATATCTGAGTCAAAATAGTAACCTTTTAACATACATTGACTTGGCTAGGGAAGCTTTAGCCGAGAGAAATATTCGGGTGTTGCAAGGTGATATAGCGGGAGGTATACAATCCTTAAGAAGACCGGATGCTTACAGTAGCGCGAGACTTGTTCTGAGTGCCTCAAGGGCTTTAAATATTTTAGTTTATTGTGATGGCAAGGATAGATTTTTGAAAACCCTAGATGGGCGAAATGTGGGGGTTCAAAATGGTAATTTTGTAATTCTAGATTCCTTTCATAGCAAGAGCTACGGCGATGCACCAAGCGAATACACTACTATTGAAATTTATGAGAAAAGTATTTTAAATCCTAATTTTAATAAATTTGTGTTAGATAAAACTGGTTCTTTTGTTTACATCAGTGAGTTAGATAAAAAGGTGTATCTTGATGATATTTCGAGTTTATCTAGGATGGAACTTTTGTTTTTGTTTTATGAACTGTTCCCTATTTCAAAATTAAAGAGTTTGAAGGATTGGTATGATTTTGGATTTTCATCTATCCATAAGGAGATTAAAAAAGCTTATAATGTAGAAATAAATTCAAGGAGAATTAAATGAAGTATCGAGATGTCAATAAAATGTTTAAGTTCATCGTTTTAATTTTAGTATTTCTTCTCTTTTCTTGTGCTCCTGCTAACTTAAGAACGGATAAAAATTTAGTAAGTGGTCAGCTTGAAAATGGATTTAAGTATTACGTTTATGCCAATAAAACGCCAGAGAAGGCTGTTTATATGGGGATTTTGTTTAATGTTGGTTCTTTAAATGAAGAAGAGCATGAGAGAGGTTTGGCTCATTATCTTGAGCATATGGCTTTTAAGGGAACAGAAGATTATCCGGGTGGTGAGGGTATTTTGAAGGTTCTTAAAAAGTTTGGGATGGCATTTGGAGCTGATATTAACGCATATACTGCCTTTGATAAAACTTATTATAGCCTTGATTTACCCGATGGTAATAATGAAGAAGAAGTTGATGAGGCTTTAAATGTGTTAAAGAACTGGGCATCACAGATGGAATTGGATGAAGTAGAAATAGAGAAAGAGCGTAACATCATTATTGAAGAGAAGAAGCGAGGAGAGCGTTATCCCAACAGGATTATTGAAAAAATATTTAAGTTTATTCTTGGTGGTAGCAGATATGTGGACAGATTTCCTATTGGACTTGAGGATAGAATTTTATCTTTTAATTCAGAGAATTTTAAGGAATTTTATAAGAAATGGTACAGACCGGAACTTGCTAGTGTTATTATCGTGGGAGACATTGAGCCTGATAAGATTGAGAAAAAAATAAAAGAAAAGTTTTCGTCTTTTAAAAAACCTGGGAGTGAAATAGAAAAGATTAAGATAAATTTGAGTACGGCGATGAATGAAAAATTTGCTAGCATAGAAGATTTTGAGAAACCGTTTCCTGGTATGGCTTTTATCAAGAAAGACAACTATGGCATATCGACTACACCTAGTCACGTTAAAAAAAAGGTCGAACAAGCCTTGTTGAATAGCCTTTTTGCAAACAGGTTTACCGAGTTGAAGACTTCTGGAATTAATTATTTTATGTCTTTTGATAAGCATTTCTCTCCATTAAGGTCAGATGATAAGTATATTTTAATTGATCAAATTTCTGTTGATTTAAATCCAGAGTATTTAAAAGAAGGTATTGAAGAGTTTTTTTATCAGTTTGAGAGAATAAAGAAATTTGGATTTACGCAAGGGGAAGTGGATAAGGTGAAATCTCAACTTATAAGTTCTTACAGGCTTAGTAAGGATAACATAGAGAAGAGAAATTCATCTAATATTGTGAATGCTTTAGTAGAAGTTGCATCAGAAGGTACTGATCTGCTTGATATGCATGAGTATTATGATGTTGCTATTGATCATCTAGATAAAATTAGTCTAGCTACAATAACTGGTCTTGCTAAGAATGAAGCGTCTGTAAGTGATAGTGCTATCATTTATTCTTATTCCAAGAAATCTCATCTTGGTTTGACTCTTGAAGAGATCCAGGAGATTCAGAAGCTTGCATTAAGAAGAGAGAGTGTTCCTTATGAAGATGTATCAATTCAGGGAAAATTTTTGAAGGAAGACTTGGAAAATAGAGATATTATTGATGAGAAGGAATTTTTTGGAGGAGTTTCGTCCTTTACCCTTGAAAATGGGGTTGAGGTTTACTTTAAACATAATGAGCATAAGAAGAATGTAGTTGCCCTTCAAGCAAGTTCTTGGGGTGGTTTGTTAAATGAAAATCCTGATCTTATACCCATTTTGAATTTGGCACCAAGTTTAGTTGCAGATTCAGGGTATGGGAATTATTCTCAACTTCAAGTTGAAAAGTATTTAGCAGACAAGGTTGTAAGTTTAAGTCCAGAAATTAATTTTCAAAAGACAAGCATTAGTGGTAGTTCTGAGGTTAAAAACCTCGAAACCCTTTTTGAGCTCATATATTTTACATTTCAAGAACCAAAGATAGATGATATTGTTTTGCAAAATACTATTAACGATATAAAAGCTGTTATTAAAAGTAATGAGAATAATTCTAAGTATCTGTTTGGGCGAGCCGTTAAAGGGTTTTATAGTAACGATGATTATCGCTACCGAGATATTAAGGAATCTGATTTAAAGAATATGACAAAAGAGATCCTTTTGAATTTTTATAAAAAGAGGTTTACTTATGCAAATAACTTCAAATTTGTTTTTGTGGGAGATGTAGGTTTAGACACAATTAAGAATCTTTCAAGGAAGTACTTAGGCAATTTGAACTCCAAAAAAATGGATGAGTTTAAAGATTTAGACTACTCTTACAAGAAGGATTCAGACAGAATAGTTGTAAAAAAAGGTGAGGATTCAAGTAGTATCGTGTATGTTTTCTACCCCTTTGAGTTTAACTATACACCTGGGGATGTTTTAAACTACGAGGCTTTAACTTTGCTTCTAACAGATGGTCTTGTTAAGAATATCAGAAGGGATATGTCTAGTGTTTATTCAATAAACGCATATTTTGACTATTCTATTAGAAAATATAAGCATTCAGATGGTTTTGTGGTTGTAAATTTTACAGTTGAGCCTAAAGTACTTGATAATGTTTTGCAATCTGTTAATGAGTATATGTTAGAAAGACGAAAGACAGATTATACAGAAGAAGACTTTGATTATGTTAAAAAAAATATCATTAAAGAAGAGGAAATTAAGCTTCAATCTAATTGGTATTGGTGTTCGTCAATACTGGACTCAGTTCTCTGGACAGAGACTTTCGAAGATACTATGAGCACCACATTTATTGAGAATAATTTGAATAAAGATACCATAAATTCATTGCTGAAGAAAATGAATTTATATCAGAAAACAGAAATTGTTTTGGTCCCAGAAAAAGAATAATCAATTCGAATTTTGATTAAAAGGGATGCTGTTATCTTTTGTTATCGCGTCTTTGAAAAGGATTAGTAGCTCTCCAGCTATTAATCCTTTTTCGTTCCATAGTAGCTCTTCTAATTTTGATGTCCATTTTTCATAATTTTTGACATCAGATTTGTGAAAATATTTTGTATTAACTAAAAACTCTGTAGCGTCTTCTTTTGGAATTTGGAGAGTGTAGGCGTAAAATTCGTTTATTACTAGGCTATTAGACTTAATGTCATAATCCTTACTGTCTAAAAATTTGATCCAAGCTCTTTTGTCCTTTTGAGGAACATTT
This is a stretch of genomic DNA from Borrelia sp. P9F1. It encodes these proteins:
- a CDS encoding type III pantothenate kinase, with translation MNNFVDKVQLIIDVGNTSISFASYSRSEMQIFCRLETRHDLSFNEIYEFLNLRFGKKIDQVFVSSVVPIIDKVLISVVSSLYKVTPLFIKFDLNYDLSFNPYVGNRFLLGSDVFANLIGAIELYNLDNALVVDLGTACTVFAISREDGILGGLINGGPFTNFNALIENAYLLKDHALTTPKELLGISTISSVNSGVIYQYKYLIEGVYYDLVKKYEREFNLIITGGNSHLVLPLLSINFVFNLYLTLEGIRILGNSFKG
- a CDS encoding TIGR02757 family protein encodes the protein MKKKVRDTIFDILESIYKQYNKREFVHPDPLEFLYSYTEKDDIELVGLIGSSLALGRVEKILEAINKVLKPLGTKPSKKLRNLTKDELNAIYKGFIYRFFKTEDIVRLIMAIKEIQNRYSTIENLLYNIYKENGNFISSLDELITCMEKINGAPFGILLPKPSNGSACKRLFLFLRWMIRKDDVDLGIWNRFAPSNLIVPMDTHMTDISLKLFNLRYSKNVSLKKAIEITKYFSKSNKDDPVKYDFSLTRFGINREFKKEDLFTNILKR
- a CDS encoding glucosaminidase domain-containing protein translates to MSGKSMLLVISKILILLTVTGYCEDDIDDIIEINTEIEGKRYIPFLLSKGTSQVENLVEYTLKMNPYLESEYVQLIAQTYIEEALIEGINCDIAYAQMLLETGILKFNGIVSKEQYNFSGIGATDNFTKGNSFSNIKEGIRAHIQHLKAYASSQNINSNMVDPRFYLVKRGSAPTIYDLTGKWAQDKLYDKKLKKILIGLLEFNSEKKS
- a CDS encoding MBL fold metallo-hydrolase; this encodes MLGIFLGTGASSGVPMLSCDCRVCVSSSDKNKRLRSSFFLCVSGVNLLIDTGPDIRAQLLRENISRLDLVLYTHEHYDHVMGLDDIKFFTRQFPLNVYARESTMQHIRNAFPHNFTSRASVSGKANIIPNLAVELEPIVFKGVEIMPIPLLHGDITSLGYRINDLAYLTDVKSIPDVSYKYLDGLGVLIIDALRIKPHPSHFNFDEAVSAVEKIKPKVAYFTHIAHDIMHEDFDYLNKDNIYLAYDGLRIHI
- the xth gene encoding exodeoxyribonuclease III, yielding MNLISWNVNGIRALFKKGFLDFVKKYNPDILCLQETKACREHLPKELVSIEGYFSYFSKSIIKGYSGVGIYSKIEPIRVENMGREMFDREGRGLIAHYRDFILINAYFPNSQSLRKRLQFKLDFLTDLRSLAHSFTNSGKNLIICGDFNIAHTEIDLTNPGVNRNSAGYYVEETTWMDDFLNEGYVDTFRMFNKNPDNYTWWDYRTKARERNVGWRIDYFIVNEVFKSRIKDALILNEVMGSDHCPIFLHLD
- a CDS encoding insulinase family protein — its product is MKYRDVNKMFKFIVLILVFLLFSCAPANLRTDKNLVSGQLENGFKYYVYANKTPEKAVYMGILFNVGSLNEEEHERGLAHYLEHMAFKGTEDYPGGEGILKVLKKFGMAFGADINAYTAFDKTYYSLDLPDGNNEEEVDEALNVLKNWASQMELDEVEIEKERNIIIEEKKRGERYPNRIIEKIFKFILGGSRYVDRFPIGLEDRILSFNSENFKEFYKKWYRPELASVIIVGDIEPDKIEKKIKEKFSSFKKPGSEIEKIKINLSTAMNEKFASIEDFEKPFPGMAFIKKDNYGISTTPSHVKKKVEQALLNSLFANRFTELKTSGINYFMSFDKHFSPLRSDDKYILIDQISVDLNPEYLKEGIEEFFYQFERIKKFGFTQGEVDKVKSQLISSYRLSKDNIEKRNSSNIVNALVEVASEGTDLLDMHEYYDVAIDHLDKISLATITGLAKNEASVSDSAIIYSYSKKSHLGLTLEEIQEIQKLALRRESVPYEDVSIQGKFLKEDLENRDIIDEKEFFGGVSSFTLENGVEVYFKHNEHKKNVVALQASSWGGLLNENPDLIPILNLAPSLVADSGYGNYSQLQVEKYLADKVVSLSPEINFQKTSISGSSEVKNLETLFELIYFTFQEPKIDDIVLQNTINDIKAVIKSNENNSKYLFGRAVKGFYSNDDYRYRDIKESDLKNMTKEILLNFYKKRFTYANNFKFVFVGDVGLDTIKNLSRKYLGNLNSKKMDEFKDLDYSYKKDSDRIVVKKGEDSSSIVYVFYPFEFNYTPGDVLNYEALTLLLTDGLVKNIRRDMSSVYSINAYFDYSIRKYKHSDGFVVVNFTVEPKVLDNVLQSVNEYMLERRKTDYTEEDFDYVKKNIIKEEEIKLQSNWYWCSSILDSVLWTETFEDTMSTTFIENNLNKDTINSLLKKMNLYQKTEIVLVPEKE